The DNA segment GCGCCGCCGGATCCGCCGGTCCCGCCGGTGCCGACGAACTGGACGCCGCCCCCGTCACCACCACCGCCGCCGTTGCCGCCGATGCCGTACTGCGCGCCGATGCCGCCGTTGCCCCCGGCCCCGCCGACCCCGCCGCTGCCGAACAGGCCGCCAAGGCCGCCGTTGCCTCCGGCCCCGCCGGTACCGCCGTCATTGAATGCGTTGGCAAACGGGGCGCCACCGCCGTCGCCGCCGGACCCGCCGGCCCCGCCGGCACTGAACAGTCCGCCGTTGCCGCCGTTCCCGCCGGCGCCGCCGGCCGCGGCGGTTTGCAGTGGGCCTCCGCCGGGTGCGGTGTTCCCGCCGATGCCGCCGTGTCCCCCGGGCCCGCCGGGGCCGAACAACCACCCGCCGTTGCCCCCATTCCCACCGGTACCGCCAGCCATGCCGGGAAGGCCGGCGAAGCTGTTCGCGCCGGCACCGCCGGCGCCACCGGCCCCGCCGGTGCCGAACAACCAGGCATTGCCCCCGGCCCCGCCGGTTCCGGCGGCCGTGCCGGAATAGCTACTGGAGGCCCCGCCGGTACCGCCGGCTCCGCCGTTGCCGAACAACCCGGCGTTACCGCCGCGGCCGCCGGCCTGACCGGGCGCACCGGCCGCGCCGTTGCCGCCGTTACCCCAGAGCCACCCGCCGTCACCGCCGGCCTGCCCGGGCGCGGCGCCGTGGGCGCCGTCGCCGATCAACCCGCGCCCGGTGAGCGCATTCGCGGGTGCGTTGACCGCATCGAGCAGACCCCGCTCGACGTTGGCCAGCTCGCTGGCGGCATACGAGTTCGCGGCGGCCCGCAGGGTGTGCACCAGCCGATCGTGAAACGTCGCCGCCTGCGCGCTGAGCTGCTGATAGCCGTCGGCGTAGGCGCCGAACATCGCCGCAACCGCCGCCGACACCTGGTCAGCGCCCGGGGCCAACACCCCCGTCGTCGGAGCCGCGGCCGCCGCAGTGGCCGCCCGAAGCCCCGCCCCGATACCGGCCAAATCCGCAGCCGCCGCCGCCAACGCCTCCGGCGCCACCACCACAAACGACATCGCGCGTGCCCCCTGGCTGTTGATCCCGTCGTCGATACCGCCACGCTAGGAACCAGGCGCCGGTATCTTCAACGAAACCGGCTGGCAGCAGCGATGATTGAGCGAACCGGAGATGGGCGAACGCGCCCGTGCCGCTTGCGCCTGTCGGCCCGCCGGCTATCCTGCCGTCGCGGGACCGTCGTTCAGCGGCCCGTCGGAGCCGTCGGCGCCACCTAACCCGGTCAACCCGGCGTTGCCGCCGGCGGTGTTGGCCCCACCGGACCCGCCCGTCCCGCCGTCGCCGCCGGCGCCGATCACCTGAGCGGCCCCACCGTTACCACCGTTCCCACCGTTCCCGGCGGAAAAATCGGGGTAGGCGGTGTTGGTGCCGCCGGCGCCACCGCTCCCCCCGGCGCCGCCGCCACCGTACAGCCACCCGCCGCCGCCGCCGGAGCCACCACTGCCGCCGGCGCCGGCACCGTAGGAGGCTCCGCCGCCGCCGACACCACCCTGCCCGCCGGTGCCGCCGTTGCCGAACACCCACCCCCCGCCGCCGCCGCCGGCGCCGCCATTGCCGCCGCTGCCGGAGTAGAAGTCGTCGGCTGTCCCGCCGTTCCCGCCGGCGCCCCCGGCCGCGCCGTCACCGAACAGGCCGGCAGCACCACCGACGCCCCCGGCGCCACCGTGGCCGCCACGGTGGCTGCCTCCGTGTCCGCCGATCCCGCCGTGACCGCCGGCACCGGCGTTGCCGGTCAGCCACCCGCCCTTGCCGCCGCCGCCGCCATCGCCGCCATCGCCGCCGCTGTCGACCCCGGCTCCGCCGGCCCCGCCGGCCCCGCCGGCCCCGCCGTCACCGAACAGCCCGGCGACACCCCCGCTGCCACCCGTGCCGCCGCTGCCGCCGAAGTAGCCGTACGCCGGGCCGGGGGGCGCCTCCCCGCCGGCACCGCCGTGCCCGCCGGCGCCAGCGTTGCCGACCAGCCACCCGCCGGCCCCACCATCGCCGCCGTTGCCGCCGGCCCCGGCGATCAGGCCGTAGACGTAGTAGACGCCGTTGACTTTGATGCTGCTGCCGGGGGCCCCGCCGGTCCCGCCGGCGCCACCGACGCCGCCGCTGCCCCACCACCCGGCGGCACCGCCGGCACCACCGTTACCGCCGTTACCGCCGTTAAAGCCCGGCAAACCCGCCACACCGTTCCCGCCGTTCCCGCCGGCCCCGCCGTTGCCGAACAGCCACCCGCCGGCTCCGCCGGCGCCGCCGGCCGCACCGGCTCCGCCGGCTCCGCCGTTGCCGCCGTTGCCGATCAGCCCGGCGGCGCCGCCGGCACCGCCGGGCTGCCCGCCCGCGCCGGGCGCGCCGTTGCCGCCGTTGCCGTACAGCCACCCGCCCGGCCCGCCGGCCTGCCCCGGCGACGTTCCGTCGGCACCGTTGCCGATCAGCGGGCGTCCGAAGAACTCCGGGGGCGCCCCGCCGGAGAGCCGCCCGCCGGCACCGGCGACGCCGCCCAGCCCGTCGGCCCCCCGGTACGCGTAGGGCCCGCCGGCCCCGCCGGCCCCGCCCACGCCACCGACGCCGCCGGCACCGATCAGCTGGGCCGCTCCGCCGTTGCCTCCGGTACCGCCGTTGCCGCCGGTTCCCGCGAAGAACGCGCTGTCGCCACCGGCGCCACCCGCGCCGCCGGCCCCGCCGTTGCCATACAGCCACCCGGCGGTACCACCGGCACCGCCGGTGCCGCCGGTGCCGCCGTATTCCACGTTGCCCCACGGTCGGCCGCTGGTGCCCGGTGCCGGGGCTCCGCCGGCCCCACCTGGCCCGCCGGCCCCGCCGTTGCCGATCAGCCACCCGCCATGCCCGCCGGGCCCGCCGGCCCCGCCGCTGATGCTGCCGAAGGCTCCGCTTTGCCCACCGGCCCCACCAGCACCACCGGCCGCGCCGTCACCGAACAACCCGGCGGAACCACCGGCGCCGCCGGTGCCACCGCTGCCGCCCCAGGAACCGAGGTTGGGCCCGCTGTTCCCGCCCGCCCCGCCATCACCGCCGACCCCGCCGTTGCCGAACAGCCAGCCGCCGGTCCCGCCGCCGCCACCGCTGCCGCCCATGCCGGCGATGCCGACGAATCCGCCATAGCCGCCCGCCCCGCCGGCCCCGCCGGGCCCGCCGTTGCCGAACAGGCCGGCGGCGCCACCATTGCCGCCGGTGCCGCCGCCACCGGCGCCGCCCCAGGAGCTGTACGTGCTGGCGTTGCCGTCCCCGCCGACCCCGCCTTGCCCGCCGGCCCCGCCGTTGCCGTGCAGCCAGC comes from the Mycobacterium shinjukuense genome and includes:
- a CDS encoding PE family protein, giving the protein MSFVVVAPEALAAAAADLAGIGAGLRAATAAAAAPTTGVLAPGADQVSAAVAAMFGAYADGYQQLSAQAATFHDRLVHTLRAAANSYAASELANVERGLLDAVNAPANALTGRGLIGDGAHGAAPGQAGGDGGWLWGNGGNGAAGAPGQAGGRGGNAGLFGNGGAGGTGGASSSYSGTAAGTGGAGGNAWLFGTGGAGGAGGAGANSFAGLPGMAGGTGGNGGNGGWLFGPGGPGGHGGIGGNTAPGGGPLQTAAAGGAGGNGGNGGLFSAGGAGGSGGDGGGAPFANAFNDGGTGGAGGNGGLGGLFGSGGVGGAGGNGGIGAQYGIGGNGGGGGDGGGVQFVGTGGTGGSGGAGGVGDSGGDGGVGGDGGNGGLLYGNTGRIGLPWDLLWRIGGHGGNGGAGGAATGGAPGNAGAGGNGGLPWGVPGLPGR